One part of the Haliaeetus albicilla chromosome 27, bHalAlb1.1, whole genome shotgun sequence genome encodes these proteins:
- the ANXA6 gene encoding annexin A6 isoform X3 produces MAPKGKVYRGSVKDFPGFDASQDAEALYNAMKGFGSDKEAILDLITSRSNKQRVEICQAYKSLYGKDLIADLKYELTGKFERLIVSLMRPPAYSDAKEIKDAIAGIGTDEKCLIEILASRTNQEIHDLVAAYKDAYERDLEADIVGDTAGHFKKMLVVLLQGTREEDDVVSEDLVEQDAKDLLEAGELKWGTDEAQFIYILGRRSKQHLRLVFDEYLKISGKPIERSIRAELSGDFEKLMLAVVKCVRSTAEYFAERLYKAMKGLGTRDNTLIRIMVSRSEIDMLDIREVFRTKYEKSLYNMIKEDTSGEYKKALLKLCGGDDDAAGEFFPEAAQVAYRMWELSAVAKVELRGTVQPTESFNDDGDAQVLRKAMKGLGTDEGAIIEVLTQRSNAQRQQILKAYKAHYGRDLMADLKSELSGSLAKLILGLMLTPAQYDAKQLRKAVEGAGTDESVLIEIMATRNNQEIAAINEAYQEAYHKRLEDDLSSDTSGHFKRILVSLALGNRDEGPENLTQAHEDAKKLADVSSNDSSDSLETRFLSILCTRSYPHLRRVFQEFIKMTNHDVEHAIRKRMSGDVRDAFVAIVRSVKNKPAFFADKLYKSMKGAGTDERTLTRIMVSRSEIDLFNIRGEFMDLFDKSLHRMIEKDTSGDYRKALLALCGGED; encoded by the exons ATGGCACCCAAAGGAAAG GTCTACAGGGGGTCGGTGAAGGATTTCCCAGGCTTTGATGCCAGCCAGGATGCAGAGGCCTTGTACAATGCCATGAAGGGATTTG GCAGCGACAAGGAGGCCATCCTCGACCTCATCACATCCAGAAGCAACAAGCAGCGAGTGGAGATCTGCCAAGCCTACAAGTCCCTCTATGGGAAG GACCTCATCGCAGACCTCAAGTATGAGCTGACAGGGAAGTTTGAGCGGCTGATCGTGAGCCTGATGCGGCCCCCAGCTTACAGTGATGCCAAGGAGATCAAAGATGCCATCGCG GGCATTGGCACGGATGAGAAGTGCCTCATCGAGATCCTTGCCTCCCGCACCAACCAGGAGATCCACGACCTGGTGGCTGCCTACAAAGATG CCTATGAGAGAGACCTGGAGGCTGACATCGTTGGAGACACAGCTGGCCACTTCAAGAAGATGCTTGTCGTTCTGCTTCAG GGCACCAGGGAGGAGGATGACGTGGTGAGTGAGGACCTGGTGGAGCAGGATGCCAAG GACCTGCTGGAAGCTGGCGAGCTGAAATGGGGCACAGATGAGGCCCAGTTCATCTACATCCTTGGCCGGCGAAGCAAGCAGCACCTCCGCCTGG TCTTTGATGAGTACCTGAAGATTTCTGGGAAGCCGATCGAGAGGAGCATCCGGGCAGAGCTCTCTGGTGACTTTGAGAAGCTGATGCTGGCCGTGG TGAAGTGCGTCAGAAGCACAGCGGAGTATTTTGCTGAAAGGCTTTACAAGGCCATGAAG GGGCTGGGCACAAGAGACAACACGCTGATCCGCATCATGGTGTCCCGCAGCGAGATCGACATGCTGGACATCCGGGAGGTGTTCAGGACCAAGTATGAGAAATCTCTCTACAACATGATAAAG GAGGACACCTCCGGGGAGTACAAGAAGGCCCTGCTGAAGCTGTGCGGAGGGGACGATGA TGCTGCAGGTGAGTTCTTCCCCGAGGCGGCGCAGGTGGCCTATCGGATGTGGGAGCTTAGTGCGGTGGCCAAAGTAGAG CTGCGAGGAACCGTGCAGCCCACGGAAAGCTTCAATGATGACGGGGACGCACAGGTGCTGAGGAAGGCGATGAAGGGCCTGG GCACGGATGAAGGGGCCATCATCGAGGTGTTGACACAGAGGAGCAAcgcccagaggcagcagatcCTAAAGGCTTACAAGGCTCACTATGGCAGG GACCTGATGGCAGACCTGAAATCCGAGCTGTCAGGCAGCTTGGCCAAGCTGATCCTCGGGCTCATGCTGACACCAGCACAGTACGATGCCAAGCAGCTAAGGAAGGCCGTGGAG GGGGCTGGCACAGATGAGAGTGTCCTCATCGAAATCATGGCCACGCGGAACAACCAGGAGATCGCGGCTATCAACGAGGCATATCAGGAAG CCTACCACAAGCGGCTGGAAGACGACCTCAGCTCCGACACATCAGGGCATTTCAAGAGGATTCTCGTCTCCCTGGCTCTG GGCAACCGTGACGAAGGACCAGAGAACCTCACACAGGCGCATGAAGATGCCAAG AAACTCGCTGACGTCTCCAGCAACGACTCCAGTGACTCCCTGGAGACCCGCTTCCTCAGCATCCTCTGCACCCGCAGCTACCCCCACCTCCGCAGAG tgTTTCAGGAGTTCATCAAAATGACCAACCACGACGTGGAGCATGCCATCAGGAAGCGGATGTCAGGAGACGTGAGAGATGCCTTCGTGGCCATCG TGCGGAGTGTGAAGAACAAGCCAGCCTTCTTCGCTGACAAGCTCTACAAGTCCATGAAG GGTGCCGGCACGGATGAGAGGACCCTCACCCGGATCATGGTTTCCCGGAGCGAGATTGACCTGTTCAACATCCGGGGCGAGTTCATGGACCTGTTCGACAAATCGCTGCACCGCATGATTGAG AAGGACACCTCTGGTGACTACCGCAAGGCTCTGCTGGCCCTGTGCGGGGGGGAGGACTAG
- the ANXA6 gene encoding annexin A6 isoform X1, giving the protein MAPKGKVYRGSVKDFPGFDASQDAEALYNAMKGFGSDKEAILDLITSRSNKQRVEICQAYKSLYGKDLIADLKYELTGKFERLIVSLMRPPAYSDAKEIKDAIAGIGTDEKCLIEILASRTNQEIHDLVAAYKDAYERDLEADIVGDTAGHFKKMLVVLLQGTREEDDVVSEDLVEQDAKDLLEAGELKWGTDEAQFIYILGRRSKQHLRLVFDEYLKISGKPIERSIRAELSGDFEKLMLAVVKCVRSTAEYFAERLYKAMKGLGTRDNTLIRIMVSRSEIDMLDIREVFRTKYEKSLYNMIKEDTSGEYKKALLKLCGGDDDAAGEFFPEAAQVAYRMWELSAVAKVELRGTVQPTESFNDDGDAQVLRKAMKGLGTDEGAIIEVLTQRSNAQRQQILKAYKAHYGRDLMADLKSELSGSLAKLILGLMLTPAQYDAKQLRKAVEGAGTDESVLIEIMATRNNQEIAAINEAYQEAYHKRLEDDLSSDTSGHFKRILVSLALGNRDEGPENLTQAHEDAKVVAETLKLADVSSNDSSDSLETRFLSILCTRSYPHLRRVFQEFIKMTNHDVEHAIRKRMSGDVRDAFVAIVRSVKNKPAFFADKLYKSMKGAGTDERTLTRIMVSRSEIDLFNIRGEFMDLFDKSLHRMIEKDTSGDYRKALLALCGGED; this is encoded by the exons ATGGCACCCAAAGGAAAG GTCTACAGGGGGTCGGTGAAGGATTTCCCAGGCTTTGATGCCAGCCAGGATGCAGAGGCCTTGTACAATGCCATGAAGGGATTTG GCAGCGACAAGGAGGCCATCCTCGACCTCATCACATCCAGAAGCAACAAGCAGCGAGTGGAGATCTGCCAAGCCTACAAGTCCCTCTATGGGAAG GACCTCATCGCAGACCTCAAGTATGAGCTGACAGGGAAGTTTGAGCGGCTGATCGTGAGCCTGATGCGGCCCCCAGCTTACAGTGATGCCAAGGAGATCAAAGATGCCATCGCG GGCATTGGCACGGATGAGAAGTGCCTCATCGAGATCCTTGCCTCCCGCACCAACCAGGAGATCCACGACCTGGTGGCTGCCTACAAAGATG CCTATGAGAGAGACCTGGAGGCTGACATCGTTGGAGACACAGCTGGCCACTTCAAGAAGATGCTTGTCGTTCTGCTTCAG GGCACCAGGGAGGAGGATGACGTGGTGAGTGAGGACCTGGTGGAGCAGGATGCCAAG GACCTGCTGGAAGCTGGCGAGCTGAAATGGGGCACAGATGAGGCCCAGTTCATCTACATCCTTGGCCGGCGAAGCAAGCAGCACCTCCGCCTGG TCTTTGATGAGTACCTGAAGATTTCTGGGAAGCCGATCGAGAGGAGCATCCGGGCAGAGCTCTCTGGTGACTTTGAGAAGCTGATGCTGGCCGTGG TGAAGTGCGTCAGAAGCACAGCGGAGTATTTTGCTGAAAGGCTTTACAAGGCCATGAAG GGGCTGGGCACAAGAGACAACACGCTGATCCGCATCATGGTGTCCCGCAGCGAGATCGACATGCTGGACATCCGGGAGGTGTTCAGGACCAAGTATGAGAAATCTCTCTACAACATGATAAAG GAGGACACCTCCGGGGAGTACAAGAAGGCCCTGCTGAAGCTGTGCGGAGGGGACGATGA TGCTGCAGGTGAGTTCTTCCCCGAGGCGGCGCAGGTGGCCTATCGGATGTGGGAGCTTAGTGCGGTGGCCAAAGTAGAG CTGCGAGGAACCGTGCAGCCCACGGAAAGCTTCAATGATGACGGGGACGCACAGGTGCTGAGGAAGGCGATGAAGGGCCTGG GCACGGATGAAGGGGCCATCATCGAGGTGTTGACACAGAGGAGCAAcgcccagaggcagcagatcCTAAAGGCTTACAAGGCTCACTATGGCAGG GACCTGATGGCAGACCTGAAATCCGAGCTGTCAGGCAGCTTGGCCAAGCTGATCCTCGGGCTCATGCTGACACCAGCACAGTACGATGCCAAGCAGCTAAGGAAGGCCGTGGAG GGGGCTGGCACAGATGAGAGTGTCCTCATCGAAATCATGGCCACGCGGAACAACCAGGAGATCGCGGCTATCAACGAGGCATATCAGGAAG CCTACCACAAGCGGCTGGAAGACGACCTCAGCTCCGACACATCAGGGCATTTCAAGAGGATTCTCGTCTCCCTGGCTCTG GGCAACCGTGACGAAGGACCAGAGAACCTCACACAGGCGCATGAAGATGCCAAG GTTGTTGCTGAGACCCTG AAACTCGCTGACGTCTCCAGCAACGACTCCAGTGACTCCCTGGAGACCCGCTTCCTCAGCATCCTCTGCACCCGCAGCTACCCCCACCTCCGCAGAG tgTTTCAGGAGTTCATCAAAATGACCAACCACGACGTGGAGCATGCCATCAGGAAGCGGATGTCAGGAGACGTGAGAGATGCCTTCGTGGCCATCG TGCGGAGTGTGAAGAACAAGCCAGCCTTCTTCGCTGACAAGCTCTACAAGTCCATGAAG GGTGCCGGCACGGATGAGAGGACCCTCACCCGGATCATGGTTTCCCGGAGCGAGATTGACCTGTTCAACATCCGGGGCGAGTTCATGGACCTGTTCGACAAATCGCTGCACCGCATGATTGAG AAGGACACCTCTGGTGACTACCGCAAGGCTCTGCTGGCCCTGTGCGGGGGGGAGGACTAG
- the ANXA6 gene encoding annexin A6 isoform X2, producing the protein MAPKGKVYRGSVKDFPGFDASQDAEALYNAMKGFGSDKEAILDLITSRSNKQRVEICQAYKSLYGKDLIADLKYELTGKFERLIVSLMRPPAYSDAKEIKDAIAGIGTDEKCLIEILASRTNQEIHDLVAAYKDAYERDLEADIVGDTAGHFKKMLVVLLQGTREEDDVVSEDLVEQDAKDLLEAGELKWGTDEAQFIYILGRRSKQHLRLVFDEYLKISGKPIERSIRAELSGDFEKLMLAVVKCVRSTAEYFAERLYKAMKGLGTRDNTLIRIMVSRSEIDMLDIREVFRTKYEKSLYNMIKEDTSGEYKKALLKLCGGDDDAAGEFFPEAAQVAYRMWELSAVAKVELRGTVQPTESFNDDGDAQVLRKAMKGLGTDEGAIIEVLTQRSNAQRQQILKAYKAHYGRDLMADLKSELSGSLAKLILGLMLTPAQYDAKQLRKAVEGAGTDESVLIEIMATRNNQEIAAINEAYQEAYHKRLEDDLSSDTSGHFKRILVSLALGNRDEGPENLTQAHEDAKVRTVLAKLADVSSNDSSDSLETRFLSILCTRSYPHLRRVFQEFIKMTNHDVEHAIRKRMSGDVRDAFVAIVRSVKNKPAFFADKLYKSMKGAGTDERTLTRIMVSRSEIDLFNIRGEFMDLFDKSLHRMIEKDTSGDYRKALLALCGGED; encoded by the exons ATGGCACCCAAAGGAAAG GTCTACAGGGGGTCGGTGAAGGATTTCCCAGGCTTTGATGCCAGCCAGGATGCAGAGGCCTTGTACAATGCCATGAAGGGATTTG GCAGCGACAAGGAGGCCATCCTCGACCTCATCACATCCAGAAGCAACAAGCAGCGAGTGGAGATCTGCCAAGCCTACAAGTCCCTCTATGGGAAG GACCTCATCGCAGACCTCAAGTATGAGCTGACAGGGAAGTTTGAGCGGCTGATCGTGAGCCTGATGCGGCCCCCAGCTTACAGTGATGCCAAGGAGATCAAAGATGCCATCGCG GGCATTGGCACGGATGAGAAGTGCCTCATCGAGATCCTTGCCTCCCGCACCAACCAGGAGATCCACGACCTGGTGGCTGCCTACAAAGATG CCTATGAGAGAGACCTGGAGGCTGACATCGTTGGAGACACAGCTGGCCACTTCAAGAAGATGCTTGTCGTTCTGCTTCAG GGCACCAGGGAGGAGGATGACGTGGTGAGTGAGGACCTGGTGGAGCAGGATGCCAAG GACCTGCTGGAAGCTGGCGAGCTGAAATGGGGCACAGATGAGGCCCAGTTCATCTACATCCTTGGCCGGCGAAGCAAGCAGCACCTCCGCCTGG TCTTTGATGAGTACCTGAAGATTTCTGGGAAGCCGATCGAGAGGAGCATCCGGGCAGAGCTCTCTGGTGACTTTGAGAAGCTGATGCTGGCCGTGG TGAAGTGCGTCAGAAGCACAGCGGAGTATTTTGCTGAAAGGCTTTACAAGGCCATGAAG GGGCTGGGCACAAGAGACAACACGCTGATCCGCATCATGGTGTCCCGCAGCGAGATCGACATGCTGGACATCCGGGAGGTGTTCAGGACCAAGTATGAGAAATCTCTCTACAACATGATAAAG GAGGACACCTCCGGGGAGTACAAGAAGGCCCTGCTGAAGCTGTGCGGAGGGGACGATGA TGCTGCAGGTGAGTTCTTCCCCGAGGCGGCGCAGGTGGCCTATCGGATGTGGGAGCTTAGTGCGGTGGCCAAAGTAGAG CTGCGAGGAACCGTGCAGCCCACGGAAAGCTTCAATGATGACGGGGACGCACAGGTGCTGAGGAAGGCGATGAAGGGCCTGG GCACGGATGAAGGGGCCATCATCGAGGTGTTGACACAGAGGAGCAAcgcccagaggcagcagatcCTAAAGGCTTACAAGGCTCACTATGGCAGG GACCTGATGGCAGACCTGAAATCCGAGCTGTCAGGCAGCTTGGCCAAGCTGATCCTCGGGCTCATGCTGACACCAGCACAGTACGATGCCAAGCAGCTAAGGAAGGCCGTGGAG GGGGCTGGCACAGATGAGAGTGTCCTCATCGAAATCATGGCCACGCGGAACAACCAGGAGATCGCGGCTATCAACGAGGCATATCAGGAAG CCTACCACAAGCGGCTGGAAGACGACCTCAGCTCCGACACATCAGGGCATTTCAAGAGGATTCTCGTCTCCCTGGCTCTG GGCAACCGTGACGAAGGACCAGAGAACCTCACACAGGCGCATGAAGATGCCAAGGTAAGAACTGTACTGGCA AAACTCGCTGACGTCTCCAGCAACGACTCCAGTGACTCCCTGGAGACCCGCTTCCTCAGCATCCTCTGCACCCGCAGCTACCCCCACCTCCGCAGAG tgTTTCAGGAGTTCATCAAAATGACCAACCACGACGTGGAGCATGCCATCAGGAAGCGGATGTCAGGAGACGTGAGAGATGCCTTCGTGGCCATCG TGCGGAGTGTGAAGAACAAGCCAGCCTTCTTCGCTGACAAGCTCTACAAGTCCATGAAG GGTGCCGGCACGGATGAGAGGACCCTCACCCGGATCATGGTTTCCCGGAGCGAGATTGACCTGTTCAACATCCGGGGCGAGTTCATGGACCTGTTCGACAAATCGCTGCACCGCATGATTGAG AAGGACACCTCTGGTGACTACCGCAAGGCTCTGCTGGCCCTGTGCGGGGGGGAGGACTAG